TCTCACGATTCTGCACGCGGGTGGCAAGTTCGACAACAATGCCTACAAGGTCTCGGGCGGCCTACACGGCGTGGGCGTCTCGGTGGTCAACGCCCTCTCCAAGAAGCTGGTCGCGCAGGTCAAGCGTGACGGCAAGATCTACGAGCTCACCTGCGAGCGCGGAAAGACCACCCAGAAGATGAAGCAGGTGGGGACCTCCAAGGCTACAGGAACGATCATCACTTTCTGGCCTGACGACGAGATCTTCGAGACGACCACCTACAACTACGACACCCTGCACGACCACCTGCAGGAGACTGCCTTCCTCAACAAGAACCTCAAGATAGTCCTCACCGACGAGCGCGAGCTCACGCCGCGCACCGACGAGTTCTGCTACGCGGGCGGCATCATCGACTTCGTCAAGTTCCTGAACGACGGCAAGGAGATCCTGCCGGGGCTCTCCAAGCCCATCTACTTCGAGGGCCACTCGGACTCGGGCGCGCCCGAGTCCCAGATCGGCGAGGTCGAGGTGGCTCTGCAGTGGAACACCGGCTATTCCGAGCACACGCTCTCGTTTGCCAATGACATCTACACCGAGGAGGGAGGTATGCACCTCGAGGGCTTCCGCACGGCTCTCACCAAGGTGGTCAACGACTATGGTCGCAAGACCAACGTCATCAAGGAGAAGGACGCCAACCTCACTGGCGACGACATTCGTGAGGGACTCACCACGGTCCTCTCCGTCAAGCTGCCTGACCCTCAGTTCGAGGGGCAGACCAAGGCCAAGCTCGGAAGCTCCTACATGCGCACGCTGACCAATCGGGTCGTCGCGGCGGGGCTCGCCGAGTACCTTGAGGAGCACCCCAACCAGGCCAAGGAGATTCTCAAGAAGGCCTCGAGCGCCGCCAGGGGCCGCCTCGCCGCCCAGAAGGCGCGCCAGGCCACGCGCAGGAAGAGCCTGCTCGAGAGTGCCGCTCTTCCTGGAAAGCTTGCTGACTGCTCGGTGCGCGACGCCGAGATGACCGAGCTTTTCATCGTCGAGGGCGACTCCGCCGGCGGCTCGGCCAAGGACGGGAGACGTCGCGATATCCAGGCGATACTTCCCCTGCGCGGCAAGATTCTGAACGTGGAGCGCGTGGGTGACCACCGCGCCTTTTCGTCCGACACCATCCAGTCGCTCATCACCGCCATCGGGACGGGTGTTACCACGAGTGCCGGCGACACCACGGAGTTCGACCTCTCTAAGGCGCGCTACCACAAGATCATCATCATGACGGATGCCGACGTCGACGGCGCGCACATTCGCATCCTCTTGCTCACGTTCTTCTACAAGTACATGCGACCGCTGCTTGACGCAGGCTATGTGTACGTGGCCTGCCCGCCCATCTTTGGTGTCAAGGTGCGCAACAAGATCCACTACGTCTATCCCAACGGTCGCCAGGCAGAAGACGAGATCCTACGTGACACCATCGTG
This is a stretch of genomic DNA from Thermophilibacter immobilis. It encodes these proteins:
- the gyrB gene encoding DNA topoisomerase (ATP-hydrolyzing) subunit B → MAKKNDHEYGASEIKILEGLEAVRKRPGMYIGTTSASGLHHLVWEVVDNSVDEAMAGACTKIKVSVHPDNSVTVEDNGRGIPVDKHPVKKIPTLEVVLTILHAGGKFDNNAYKVSGGLHGVGVSVVNALSKKLVAQVKRDGKIYELTCERGKTTQKMKQVGTSKATGTIITFWPDDEIFETTTYNYDTLHDHLQETAFLNKNLKIVLTDERELTPRTDEFCYAGGIIDFVKFLNDGKEILPGLSKPIYFEGHSDSGAPESQIGEVEVALQWNTGYSEHTLSFANDIYTEEGGMHLEGFRTALTKVVNDYGRKTNVIKEKDANLTGDDIREGLTTVLSVKLPDPQFEGQTKAKLGSSYMRTLTNRVVAAGLAEYLEEHPNQAKEILKKASSAARGRLAAQKARQATRRKSLLESAALPGKLADCSVRDAEMTELFIVEGDSAGGSAKDGRRRDIQAILPLRGKILNVERVGDHRAFSSDTIQSLITAIGTGVTTSAGDTTEFDLSKARYHKIIIMTDADVDGAHIRILLLTFFYKYMRPLLDAGYVYVACPPIFGVKVRNKIHYVYPNGRQAEDEILRDTIVSLGLNPDEGDDVAEAGKVTKKRKGYTVQRYKGLGEMDPKQLSSTTMDPKTRILQRVTIEDGAAADRAVRELMGSQVEYRRAYIEKHAHDARFLDA